A section of the Leptotrichia sp. HSP-342 genome encodes:
- the radA gene encoding DNA repair protein RadA, with protein sequence MAVKKEKTKYICSECGYNSLKWLGKCPNCDSWGTFEEEIDIKSTFRNVESKEVSISKITEIEIEKEFRMVTPFEEFDRVLGGGLIKGEVVLITGSPGIGKSTFLLQLSQEYAKIGNVFYVSGEESPRQIKQRAERVNVKSENLYILNDTNIEKIESVILKDKPKVVVIDSIQTLYSENVNSIPGSVTQIRETTLKIIEIAKKNEIAFYIVGHVTKDGKLAGPKLLEHMVDAVLQIEGEENNYYRIIRSIKNRYGSTNEISIFDMKENGISEVKNPSEFFISDRDEKNIGSIIVPIFEGSRVFLFEVQSLLGTPNFGMPRRTVEGYDKTRVEILSAVLSRSLKVDVNSKDIYINIPGGIDLNDRSSDLAVVFSLLSSVKGVPISQKIAAIGELGLRGEVRKVSFIKNRVNELEKMGFSGVYLPKSHKADFEKEKTKIKLNYISNISELVERIR encoded by the coding sequence TTCATTAAAATGGCTTGGAAAATGTCCTAACTGTGATTCATGGGGAACATTCGAAGAGGAAATTGATATAAAAAGTACGTTTCGGAATGTGGAATCAAAGGAAGTTTCGATAAGCAAGATAACAGAAATTGAAATAGAGAAAGAATTTCGGATGGTAACGCCTTTTGAGGAATTTGATAGAGTACTGGGAGGCGGGCTAATAAAGGGAGAAGTTGTGCTGATTACAGGAAGTCCTGGAATCGGAAAATCAACTTTTTTGCTTCAATTATCACAGGAATATGCAAAAATTGGAAATGTATTCTATGTTTCTGGGGAAGAATCGCCACGACAAATAAAGCAGCGTGCAGAACGTGTCAATGTAAAAAGTGAAAATTTGTATATTTTGAATGACACAAATATTGAAAAAATTGAAAGTGTAATTTTGAAGGATAAGCCAAAAGTTGTTGTAATTGATTCGATTCAGACACTTTATTCAGAAAATGTTAATTCCATTCCTGGAAGTGTAACTCAAATTCGTGAAACAACTTTAAAAATCATTGAAATTGCTAAAAAAAACGAAATTGCATTTTATATTGTGGGACATGTTACAAAGGATGGGAAACTAGCGGGACCAAAACTATTGGAACATATGGTAGATGCAGTATTGCAGATTGAAGGGGAAGAAAATAATTACTACAGAATTATCCGTTCAATAAAGAATCGTTATGGATCTACAAATGAAATTTCAATTTTTGATATGAAAGAAAATGGAATTAGTGAAGTAAAAAATCCGTCTGAATTTTTTATAAGTGATAGAGATGAAAAAAATATTGGAAGTATTATTGTACCAATTTTTGAAGGAAGCCGTGTGTTCTTATTTGAAGTGCAGTCGTTGCTAGGAACTCCGAATTTTGGAATGCCAAGAAGAACAGTTGAGGGATATGACAAAACTCGTGTAGAGATATTGAGTGCAGTGTTATCACGTTCCTTAAAGGTGGATGTAAATTCAAAAGATATTTATATAAATATTCCAGGCGGAATTGATTTGAATGATAGAAGTTCTGATTTGGCAGTGGTTTTTTCGCTTTTATCCTCAGTAAAGGGCGTGCCGATAAGCCAGAAAATAGCGGCTATTGGTGAATTAGGATTACGGGGAGAGGTAAGAAAGGTTTCATTTATTAAAAATAGAGTGAATGAACTAGAAAAAATGGGATTTTCAGGAGTGTATCTTCCAAAAAGCCATAAGGCAGACTTTGAGAAGGAAAAAACCAAAATAAAACTTAATTATATAAGTAATATAAGTGAACTTGTTGAGAGGATAAGATAA